The Nitrosopumilus cobalaminigenes genome contains a region encoding:
- the ilvA gene encoding threonine ammonia-lyase: MNPTYDDILAANALRGNEIKKTPLIHTPTFSEITGSDVYLKAEFRQKTGSFKIRGAYFKIKSLTDEEKKHGVVAASAGNHAQGVAFASSLEKIPCTIVMPKNASPAKVAATRGYGANVILEGVNYDESSSKAKEIAKETGATMIHAFDDPQIIAAQGVIGLEILEDLPDVDEIYLPIGGGGLAAGTLIAIKEKNPNIKVIGVQSKSFPSMHDSVKQGSITSSGGDRTIADGISVKVPGQLTFTVIKELIDEIVLVDDIEITKAMFLLMERMKFVVEPAGASSLAYLISKKPAVGKKVVAVLAGGNVDMYLLGQIVDKGLAAMGRLLKISVLLPDRPGAFKEIIDEISLANANIIEVVHDRLSSNINAGSAGVTLSLETQGKEQAQLLIDSLKKKNIQFTLLT; the protein is encoded by the coding sequence ATGAACCCCACATATGATGACATACTAGCTGCAAATGCATTACGAGGTAATGAAATTAAAAAAACACCTCTGATACATACTCCTACATTTAGTGAGATTACTGGTTCAGATGTATATCTAAAAGCAGAGTTTCGGCAAAAGACCGGTTCGTTTAAAATTCGTGGAGCTTATTTTAAAATAAAATCATTAACGGATGAAGAAAAAAAACATGGTGTTGTTGCAGCGTCAGCAGGTAACCATGCACAAGGAGTTGCCTTTGCATCCTCATTAGAAAAAATACCTTGTACTATAGTAATGCCAAAAAATGCATCTCCTGCAAAAGTTGCTGCTACTAGAGGTTATGGTGCTAATGTAATCTTAGAGGGAGTAAATTATGATGAATCATCATCAAAAGCAAAAGAGATAGCCAAAGAGACTGGGGCTACAATGATACATGCATTTGATGATCCACAAATAATTGCAGCACAAGGAGTTATCGGATTAGAGATACTAGAAGATCTACCGGATGTAGATGAAATCTATTTGCCCATAGGTGGTGGCGGATTGGCTGCAGGAACATTGATTGCAATAAAAGAAAAAAATCCAAATATCAAAGTTATAGGAGTACAGTCAAAATCATTCCCATCAATGCATGACTCTGTAAAACAAGGTTCAATCACTTCAAGTGGTGGCGATAGAACTATAGCTGATGGCATTTCAGTTAAAGTGCCAGGACAATTAACATTTACAGTGATCAAAGAACTCATCGATGAAATAGTTCTAGTGGATGATATTGAAATCACAAAGGCAATGTTCCTCTTAATGGAAAGAATGAAGTTTGTTGTAGAGCCAGCTGGTGCCTCAAGTTTAGCATATCTAATTTCAAAAAAACCGGCTGTTGGAAAAAAGGTCGTAGCAGTTTTGGCGGGAGGAAATGTAGACATGTATCTTTTGGGTCAAATTGTAGACAAAGGATTAGCTGCAATGGGCAGATTACTCAAAATCTCTGTTTTACTGCCTGATAGACCTGGTGCTTTCAAGGAAATAATTGATGAGATATCTCTAGCCAATGCAAATATCATAGAAGTTGTACATGACAGACTAAGTTCGAATATTAATGCAGGATCAGCTGGAGTTACCTTAAGTTTAGAAACACAAGGAAAAGAGCAAGCTCAATTATTAATTGATTCATTAAAGAAGAAGAATATTCAATTCACTTTATTGACTTGA
- the purE gene encoding 5-(carboxyamino)imidazole ribonucleotide mutase produces the protein MAYSKKPLVGIIMGSSSDSRIMQGAAEILDEHKIKHEDQIVSAHRTPARLAEYAKHAEKMGFKIIIAGAGGAAHLPGMIASHTTIPVIGVPILVYNDKHHKKTDTEKFSAFGGLDSLLSITEMPSGSPVVAVGVNKAGNAGIYAMKILANEFPDLKKKLKLHKSNQHNSVMKESDQLQKQGLSKFAKKKFN, from the coding sequence ATGGCCTATTCTAAAAAACCACTTGTTGGAATCATTATGGGATCTAGTTCTGATAGTAGAATTATGCAGGGAGCAGCAGAAATTTTAGATGAGCATAAAATTAAACATGAGGATCAAATCGTATCTGCACATAGAACTCCTGCAAGATTAGCAGAATATGCAAAACATGCTGAAAAAATGGGATTTAAAATTATCATAGCTGGTGCCGGAGGAGCTGCACATTTACCTGGAATGATAGCATCACACACAACCATTCCTGTAATTGGCGTACCAATCTTGGTATACAATGACAAACATCATAAAAAAACAGATACTGAGAAATTTTCTGCATTTGGGGGGCTGGATTCATTATTGTCTATAACTGAAATGCCTTCTGGTTCTCCAGTCGTTGCAGTTGGAGTAAACAAAGCAGGTAATGCTGGAATTTACGCCATGAAAATTCTTGCAAATGAATTTCCAGATTTAAAAAAGAAATTAAAATTACATAAATCAAATCAACATAATTCAGTTATGAAAGAATCAGATCAGTTACAAAAACAAGGCCTTTCAAAATTTGCTAAAAAGAAATTCAATTAA
- a CDS encoding 5-(carboxyamino)imidazole ribonucleotide synthase, whose translation MGKILGIIGGGQLGMMIAEAAKKMPNEISEIIVLDPTENCPAAQVGATQIIADFKDKDAIVELSEKSDIITYEIESGDSDILKSVEKNAEINPSPETLRIIQDKYLQKTFLKENNIPVPDFVKIENIEDVKNTLKEYGYPALLKARRDAYDGRGNYKIDSEEMIQEAYDYFKGQKLLLEKFVPFKMEVSVIASRNTKGQIKTYPLVENIHEENILRETIAPARVSEEITKKAELIAEKTMAVLKGAGIFGIEMFVTQDDSIVINEIAPRVHNSGHHSLQSSETSQFEQHLRAILGLELGSTKLIHNTIMYNILGSKEFQGEYKPLEISDEGVFLKMYGKKVSKPLRKLGHFNLVGSKGESIAQLIEKLNTLKDRAAVQSI comes from the coding sequence ATGGGGAAAATTCTTGGCATTATTGGTGGAGGTCAATTAGGAATGATGATTGCAGAAGCTGCGAAAAAAATGCCTAATGAGATATCTGAAATTATCGTATTGGATCCTACTGAAAATTGTCCTGCAGCTCAAGTTGGTGCCACACAAATTATTGCAGATTTTAAAGATAAAGACGCAATAGTTGAACTCTCTGAAAAATCAGATATCATCACATATGAAATAGAGTCTGGAGATAGTGATATTTTAAAATCAGTTGAAAAAAATGCAGAAATTAACCCGTCCCCCGAAACATTAAGAATTATTCAAGACAAATATTTACAAAAAACTTTTTTGAAGGAAAATAATATTCCCGTCCCAGATTTTGTTAAAATTGAAAATATTGAGGATGTCAAAAATACATTAAAAGAATATGGATATCCTGCACTACTAAAAGCTAGAAGAGACGCATATGATGGTCGTGGGAACTACAAGATTGATTCTGAAGAGATGATTCAAGAGGCTTATGATTATTTTAAGGGACAAAAATTATTGTTGGAGAAATTTGTTCCATTCAAAATGGAAGTCTCTGTAATAGCATCAAGAAATACAAAAGGTCAAATCAAAACATATCCACTAGTTGAAAATATTCATGAAGAAAACATATTGCGTGAAACTATAGCTCCTGCAAGAGTTTCAGAAGAAATTACCAAAAAAGCAGAACTTATTGCAGAAAAGACCATGGCCGTACTAAAAGGTGCAGGAATATTTGGAATTGAGATGTTTGTAACCCAAGATGATTCTATAGTGATTAATGAAATTGCCCCACGTGTTCACAACTCTGGTCATCATTCACTACAATCAAGTGAAACATCACAATTTGAGCAACATCTCAGAGCAATTTTGGGTTTAGAATTAGGCAGTACCAAATTAATTCACAATACAATAATGTACAATATACTTGGCTCAAAAGAATTTCAAGGGGAGTACAAACCACTAGAAATTTCTGATGAGGGTGTATTTTTGAAAATGTATGGAAAAAAAGTTTCAAAACCTCTAAGAAAATTAGGCCATTTCAACCTAGTAGGAAGTAAGGGTGAATCAATTGCGCAGTTGATTGAAAAACTAAACACCCTCAAAGATAGGGCAGCAGTACAATCAATCTGA
- a CDS encoding nucleotidyltransferase family protein, whose protein sequence is MKAIILAGGRGKRLRPITDYVPKPLVPIKNIPIIEWQLRYLKKYGINEVIICTGYKQEMIENYLDTKKIGIKINYSIEKTPLGTGGAIKKAAKMIKDKTFFVINGDTITNIDLKKLSKTDNAIAAVELRTKFGILETDEDKITKFKEKKEISDLWMNAGIYHLESKIIKDLPIKGDIEKTVFPDYANKGKLHLVKFKNVKWYSVDSFKDMEECSLEVEKIIK, encoded by the coding sequence ATGAAAGCAATAATTTTAGCTGGTGGTAGGGGTAAAAGACTAAGACCCATTACAGATTATGTTCCAAAACCCCTTGTCCCAATTAAAAATATACCAATAATTGAATGGCAGTTAAGATATCTTAAAAAATATGGAATCAACGAAGTAATAATTTGTACTGGATACAAACAAGAAATGATTGAAAATTATCTAGATACAAAAAAAATTGGAATAAAAATTAATTATTCAATTGAAAAAACACCACTAGGTACTGGTGGTGCAATCAAGAAAGCTGCAAAAATGATCAAAGACAAGACATTTTTTGTAATTAATGGAGATACAATAACAAATATTGATTTGAAGAAATTATCTAAAACAGACAATGCTATAGCTGCAGTGGAATTACGAACTAAATTTGGAATTTTAGAAACAGATGAGGATAAAATTACAAAATTCAAAGAAAAAAAAGAAATTTCGGATTTGTGGATGAATGCAGGAATTTATCATCTAGAATCAAAAATTATCAAAGATTTGCCGATAAAAGGAGATATTGAAAAAACAGTCTTTCCAGATTATGCAAATAAGGGAAAACTTCATCTTGTAAAATTCAAAAATGTGAAATGGTATTCAGTTGATTCATTCAAAGATATGGAAGAATGCTCTTTAGAAGTAGAGAAAATAATAAAATAG
- a CDS encoding LLM class flavin-dependent oxidoreductase, with protein sequence MRVACSLGSLLTIDEVIQCSEIISNTKIDTIWVPETWGMENFSMLGAVSAKTRTQKIGSSIINIYSRSPSTIAMGAATIDTLSNGRLILGLGTSSIPIVESFHGNKFEKPVQRMKEYVEIIRLALSGKQIKYDGEIFKLNNFTLLIKPKRNEIPIYVAAINKKMVDLAWSIGDGVIFYLRPLKEMKETISKMQSKKKIDVTCQLITCVSENPDDAIQRAKKTIAFYVSVGEIYRKFLANNGYSSETENIFEEFKKSGFKSNHELVTDSMLQSLSICGTPNECKQQLDNFINAGIDQPILQFNPIGKTSDSFQLFKKTFLDE encoded by the coding sequence ATGCGTGTTGCCTGTAGTTTAGGATCATTACTCACGATTGATGAGGTGATACAATGCTCTGAAATCATATCAAACACAAAAATAGACACTATCTGGGTGCCTGAAACATGGGGTATGGAGAACTTTTCTATGCTTGGGGCAGTTTCTGCAAAAACCCGTACTCAAAAAATAGGCTCATCCATAATCAACATCTATTCTAGAAGTCCATCAACTATTGCCATGGGGGCAGCCACAATTGACACATTATCAAATGGACGATTGATTTTAGGATTAGGCACAAGTAGTATTCCAATTGTAGAATCATTTCACGGAAACAAATTTGAAAAACCAGTACAAAGAATGAAAGAGTATGTGGAAATAATCCGCCTAGCATTATCAGGTAAACAAATCAAATATGATGGAGAGATTTTCAAACTAAATAATTTCACATTATTGATAAAACCAAAAAGAAATGAAATTCCAATCTATGTTGCAGCAATAAACAAAAAAATGGTAGATTTAGCTTGGAGTATTGGAGATGGAGTAATTTTCTATCTACGACCTCTTAAAGAAATGAAAGAAACAATATCTAAAATGCAATCAAAGAAAAAGATAGACGTTACATGTCAGTTGATAACGTGTGTTTCAGAAAATCCAGATGATGCAATTCAACGAGCTAAAAAGACAATAGCATTCTATGTTTCAGTTGGTGAAATATATCGTAAATTTTTGGCAAATAATGGATATTCGTCTGAAACAGAAAATATTTTTGAAGAATTTAAAAAATCTGGATTTAAATCAAATCATGAACTAGTTACAGATTCTATGCTACAATCCCTATCCATTTGTGGCACACCAAATGAATGTAAACAACAACTTGACAATTTTATAAACGCCGGAATTGATCAACCAATTTTACAATTTAACCCAATTGGAAAAACATCAGATTCTTTTCAATTATTTAAAAAAACATTTTTGGATGAATGA
- a CDS encoding thiolase C-terminal domain-containing protein: MNKVGIIGYGITPFSKDDQKIETVMLNSTKELFKTNPQIDRKDIDAVLVSTNNNSKYLSPVLSEMAGIQPNISHTIESLCNSGTNSIVSAYSYIASGLADIVLISGAERYDSPGQILEWDNSRGEYKHPIFWASIFAKSYKREYSISDEELAVVSVKNHKHAKENPNAMSNKTYSIEEVLNSKKLTDDLKLLDCSRPCTGSASIILGSEDKVKQLSENPVWIAGIGQKTISAGFTKNISFSSMESTKLAGQSALKMADKKIENIDVAEVHDAFSVCEPMALESLGFAMDGKGTNMVKELHETNNFKINPRGGLIGSGHPLGATGIAQTIEITQQLQTKAGNRQIENPQVGLIHNMSAAATSSTVLVLEK; the protein is encoded by the coding sequence ATGAACAAAGTAGGAATAATTGGTTATGGGATTACGCCGTTTTCCAAAGATGATCAAAAAATTGAAACAGTTATGCTCAATTCAACAAAAGAACTTTTCAAGACTAATCCTCAAATTGATAGGAAAGATATTGACGCAGTTTTAGTATCTACTAATAATAATTCAAAATATCTCTCCCCTGTTTTGTCTGAGATGGCAGGAATTCAACCAAACATCTCCCACACCATAGAAAGTCTATGTAATTCAGGCACAAATTCTATTGTTTCAGCCTATTCCTACATAGCATCAGGATTGGCAGATATTGTGCTGATTTCAGGAGCTGAAAGATATGATAGCCCAGGACAAATTTTAGAATGGGACAACTCCAGAGGAGAATACAAACACCCCATATTTTGGGCATCCATATTTGCAAAATCATACAAACGAGAATATTCAATTTCTGACGAAGAGTTAGCAGTAGTATCTGTCAAAAACCACAAACATGCAAAAGAAAATCCCAACGCCATGTCAAATAAAACATATTCAATAGAGGAGGTATTAAATTCTAAAAAATTAACAGATGATCTAAAATTACTAGATTGTTCAAGACCTTGTACTGGAAGTGCATCCATAATACTTGGTTCAGAAGATAAAGTAAAGCAACTATCTGAAAACCCAGTTTGGATTGCAGGGATTGGTCAAAAAACAATTTCAGCAGGATTTACAAAAAATATTTCATTTAGTTCTATGGAGTCTACAAAACTTGCAGGTCAATCAGCATTAAAAATGGCTGATAAAAAAATTGAAAATATTGATGTTGCTGAAGTTCATGATGCATTTTCTGTTTGTGAACCTATGGCACTAGAATCTTTAGGATTTGCAATGGATGGTAAAGGAACTAACATGGTTAAAGAATTACACGAGACAAATAATTTTAAAATAAATCCTAGAGGAGGGTTAATTGGTTCAGGACACCCTTTAGGAGCTACAGGAATTGCACAAACTATTGAAATAACTCAACAACTTCAAACAAAAGCAGGTAATAGGCAAATAGAAAATCCACAAGTTGGATTGATTCACAACATGTCAGCTGCTGCAACTTCTTCAACCGTGTTGGTATTAGAAAAATGA
- a CDS encoding resolvase — translation MVLRHKRPSFTITKQKTGEKSILNNQKAARTRRQRGYQWEDTIVKRFKSTSDWKAFRLGSPSIALPDVLAVNTTNSTIFTIEAKSGTSTSLPVPADQIERCLDWIKTFDIYKKRNVLLAFKFLSKKRIGVGEYESRELREYFKIWDESLEITDCVCTYEGKFFAKIDGTRKELFLKECKMPFKTKQRTSA, via the coding sequence ATGGTATTGAGACATAAACGCCCATCATTTACAATTACAAAACAAAAGACTGGTGAAAAATCCATACTGAATAATCAAAAAGCTGCTAGAACTCGAAGACAGAGAGGATATCAATGGGAAGATACCATAGTTAAGAGATTCAAAAGTACTTCAGATTGGAAAGCTTTCAGATTAGGATCACCAAGTATTGCATTACCTGATGTTTTAGCTGTTAATACCACCAACAGCACGATATTCACAATTGAAGCAAAATCAGGCACAAGTACATCTTTACCAGTACCTGCAGATCAAATTGAACGATGCTTGGATTGGATTAAAACATTTGATATTTACAAAAAAAGAAATGTCTTGTTGGCATTCAAATTCCTTTCAAAGAAAAGAATAGGGGTTGGAGAGTATGAAAGTCGAGAATTACGAGAATATTTCAAAATTTGGGATGAATCTCTAGAAATTACTGACTGTGTATGTACCTATGAGGGTAAATTTTTTGCAAAAATAGATGGAACTAGAAAAGAGCTTTTTCTAAAAGAATGTAAAATGCCATTTAAAACAAAACAAAGAACTAGTGCCTAA
- the thrC gene encoding threonine synthase encodes MQGDAYLKCIDPQCGLEYPIEHTQVQCEKGHLLDVKYKNKPPTSLKEVFYKRRNSEGSIFNESGVWRFRDLLNFCQIDTENMDECAKYLVSLDGAEGRQSKPYQMSKAAEFIGISSNNLWLQPEGYNPSGSFKDNGMATAVTHAKMVGAKKIVCASTGNTSASAGMFAANEGINCDVYIPAGQIAPGKLSQAYQFGAQIVEIDGNFDDALKQSLDDAQNHDGYTVNSVNPFRIEGQKTIPFRALEYLNWEVPDWIVYPGGALGNTSSCGKALMELYEWGWIKKIPRIAVINSEGAGTLSDLYNGKFEGEELRWNKGKPNTELISRYYDHLDKEGLRPKTKATAIQIGRPANILKGLRALDFTDGVATTVTDSEMLDGMSVVGLNGFDCEMASGASVVGIKKLMNEGIIKKDDVVVGILTGRQKDAMIPVDYHRNPENKFAKPPKN; translated from the coding sequence ATGCAAGGTGACGCCTATCTCAAATGTATTGATCCTCAATGTGGATTAGAATATCCAATTGAACATACACAAGTTCAATGTGAGAAAGGACATCTATTAGATGTAAAATACAAAAATAAACCCCCTACATCGCTAAAAGAAGTTTTTTACAAAAGACGAAATTCAGAAGGCAGTATTTTTAATGAAAGTGGAGTTTGGAGATTTAGAGATTTACTAAATTTTTGTCAAATTGATACAGAAAATATGGATGAGTGTGCAAAGTATCTTGTATCATTAGACGGTGCTGAAGGCAGACAATCAAAACCATATCAAATGTCAAAAGCTGCAGAATTTATCGGGATTTCAAGTAATAATTTATGGTTACAACCTGAGGGATACAATCCAAGTGGTTCATTCAAAGATAATGGTATGGCTACTGCTGTAACTCATGCAAAGATGGTAGGTGCAAAAAAAATTGTTTGTGCATCTACTGGAAATACATCTGCATCAGCTGGAATGTTTGCCGCAAATGAGGGAATAAACTGTGATGTGTATATTCCTGCAGGACAAATAGCTCCCGGAAAACTCAGTCAAGCATATCAATTTGGAGCACAGATTGTAGAAATTGATGGGAATTTTGATGATGCATTAAAACAATCATTGGACGATGCACAAAATCATGACGGATATACAGTAAATTCAGTTAATCCATTTAGAATTGAAGGTCAAAAAACAATTCCGTTTAGAGCATTAGAATATTTGAACTGGGAAGTACCTGATTGGATAGTATATCCTGGTGGAGCATTAGGAAACACATCAAGTTGTGGTAAAGCATTAATGGAATTATATGAATGGGGATGGATTAAGAAAATTCCAAGAATTGCTGTGATCAATTCTGAAGGAGCAGGTACATTATCTGATTTGTATAATGGTAAATTTGAAGGTGAAGAACTTAGATGGAATAAAGGAAAACCAAATACGGAACTTATTTCAAGATATTATGATCACTTGGATAAAGAAGGCTTAAGACCTAAAACAAAAGCTACAGCAATACAAATTGGAAGACCTGCAAATATTTTGAAAGGCTTACGTGCATTAGATTTTACTGATGGTGTTGCCACTACTGTAACTGATTCAGAAATGTTAGACGGTATGTCAGTAGTAGGCCTAAACGGGTTTGATTGTGAAATGGCATCCGGTGCATCCGTAGTTGGGATTAAAAAATTAATGAATGAAGGAATAATCAAAAAAGATGATGTGGTAGTAGGTATACTAACTGGAAGACAAAAAGATGCAATGATACCTGTGGATTATCATAGAAATCCAGAAAATAAATTTGCAAAACCTCCAAAAAATTAG